The DNA segment CGACGTGACCGACGAACGGCTCGTGGACGAGCTGACCGGTGCGGCCGTGCTGTCGGGGATTCCGGTGAGCCTCGCGGCCCCGAGCTACTGATCCCTCTCGCGCGGGAGGGAACCCGCTCCCACGCGGGATCCGGCGGTGCGTCTCCTGCTCGACGCTGGCCGTATGACACCACTACGCGCCACCGTCAGCTACGCGGTCATCCTCGGTACCCTGCCGTATCTGACGCTCAAGGTGAGCTGGCTGACCGGCGGCAGACTCGGTATCGCGGACCCGGAACTCATGAATTCCCCCGCGTTGTTCACGGCCAACCTGGTCACCGGCGGCATGGATCTCGTGGCCATCGTGATCGCGCTGGCGCTGACCCACCGGTGGGGGCAGAAATTGCCCGCCTGGCTCGTGCTCTTTCCCGCGTGGGTCGGCACCGGCTTCCTGCTGCCGATCGTGTTGTCCAGTCCGGCCATCGGCATGGACTTCGTCACCAACGGCACCGGTGGTACCGCGCTCGAACCGTGGGTCACGCCCGTCGTCTATGCCAGCTTCACCTGGCAGGGTGTCACGCTGCTCGCCGCCTTCACCCTCTACGTGAGGTCGCGCTGGCCGCACGTCTTCCGGCACGGCGAGGTGACGAGTGGCGACCTCGGTCCCCGTGGCCTCGCCGGTGCGGTCCTCGCCGTCGTGGCCTGCGGTTTTCACGTCACCTGGGCGATCACGGGTGATCTCACGCCGACGCTGCGGGTCGTCAACGTCGTTCACGGAGCCCTCGCGCTCGCCGCCGCCGTGGGCATTCTCGCGCTCTCCAGCCGGTTCAGGGGAAGTGCCACGGTCGCGGTGTGGATCGGCTCGGCCGGCATGTTCTCGTGGGGCATGTGGACGGCGGTCACCGAGCTCGGTGATCTCGGGGCGCTCGTTCAGCTCGGCAAGGGGATCGGCGGGGTGCTGCTGGGGCTCGCGCTGCTGGATAAGGCACGTGACGTAGCGCGGGGACGCGCTTCTCAGCCGACGCGGACCCCCGTGGCCCCGGGGTAGCTTCAAGGCGTGTTCGCGGAAAGACGGCTGATGACCGACGTACTCGGTGCGCTCGCGCTGAGTGTCTTCGTCATCGGTATCACGACGGTCGCCGCGATACACCAGCCGGAAGCGAACTCACTGTGGATCGGCGGCTACGCGTTGCTCGCCGGTGCCGCACTGCCGCTGCTCGTGCGCGGGAAATACCCACTGATCGTCTTCGCGGTGTCGATCGTGTGCACGTTGATCTACTACTGGACCGGGTACCCCGGCGGCCCGGCGATTCTGCTTCCCGCGCTCGCGCTCTACACGCTCACCACGGTGCGAGGGGTGCTGGTCGCCGGTATCGCGGGAGCGACGGTACTGGTCGCGAGCTACATCGCCTTCGTAGCCTCCGGCAGGGGCTGGCTACCCGGCGCTCCCTCGGCCGGCTTCGTCGCCGGTATCGCGGCCGTCATCGGTATCGGCGCGGCGGTGCGGAGCAGGAAAGCCGCGACCAAGGCGAACCGCGAGCAGCGTGAAGAGCACGAACGGCGACTGGCCGAGCAGGAACGCCTGCGGATCGCTCGCGAGGTGCACGACGTCGTCGCCCACAGCCTTGCGATGATCAACGTGCAGGCCGGGGTCGCCGCACACGTCGCAGACCGGAGGCCGGAGCAGGCGAAAGAGGCACTGCGCAACATCAAGTCGGCGAGCGCGGAAGCACTCGCCGACCTGAGGGCGACGCTCGCCGTCCTGCGCTCAGCCGATGCGACGGCACCCGCGCCCAGCCTGCGCATGCTCGACGAGTTGCTCGATCACGCGCGAGCGGCCGGATTCGCGGTAACGGTCCACGGCGAAAGCGGAGAACTGCCCGCTCCCGTCGACGCGGCGGCCTACCGCATCCTCCAGGAGTCGCTGACCAACGTGGCCAGGCACGCGGACAACGCCCGTGCCGTCGAGATCAGGTTCGAGCGGGCCGACGGCGAGCTGACCCTCGTCGTCCGGGATGACGGCGAACCGCCACGGTCGCCGAAACCGGGCAACGGTCTTCGGGGAATGCGCGAGCGCGTGGACGCACTCGGTGGGAAGGTCGAAGCGGGCCCCTCCACCGAGGGCACCGGGTTCCAGGTCACGGCTGTCCTACCGGTCGAGGGATGAGACATGACGATTCGCGTGGTGCTGGCCGACGACCAGGCACTCGTCAGAGCCGGCTTCCGGGTGCTGCTCGACACCGAGGACGGCTTCACCGTCGTCGGTGAAGCCGCCGACGGCGCGCAAGCGGTCGCGCTCGCTCGCGAACACCGCCCCGACGTGGTCGTGATGGACGTACGGATGCCAGGAGTCAACGGGCTGGAGGCGACGAGACTCATCGCGGAGGACCCCGAACTGGCAGGAGTCAAGGTGCTGGTGCTGACCACGTTCGACGTCGACACCTACGTCTACGAGGCGCTTCGTGGCGGCGCGAGCGGATTCCTGCTCAAGGACACCGACCCGGTCGACCTGCTCAGAGCGCTGCGGGTCGTCGCCGAAGGCGAGGCGCTGCTCGCGCCGACCGTCACGAGGCGACTGATCGCCGAGTTCGTCGGCAGACCGGAGAACCGCCGGATCGACCCGGCCGCGATTCGCGACATCACCGAACGGGAGCGCGAAGTACTCGCGCTCGTCGCGGGCGGTCTCACCAACGACGAGATCGCGGGCGAACTCGTGATCTCGACGGCAACCGCGCGCACGCACGTCAGCCGCATCATGACCAAACTGTCCGCGCGCGACCGCGCACAGCTCGTCGTCCTGGCCTACGAATCAGGGCTGGTCAAGCCCGGCAGGTGAGAGTCAGCGGGCCGAGCGCCGCGACCTCGCCACCTCACGGGTCGCACGCACCACGAACACGGCCGCGAGCAACGCGACAATCGTGATCTGTAGCCACATCCGGACATCGCCTCCCTACGGGTTCGACGGCCGATGCTCCGACCTGAAGGCGGGTAGGTGGGGGACCACGTCGCGGCGATGTCCGGATCTCATCCGTTAGGCGGTACCGCTCTCGGGGGTGTGCTCGGCCTCGACTCGTCCCCGGAAGCAGGTGGTGTTCCGGCACGTTGCTGCGTGCTCGGTGCCCTGTGCCTGCCGCCTTCGGGTCTCGGGCGCTGGTGCGGTGGCCGAGGTGACTGTGCTGGTTGTGGCGGTTGCGCCGGGGGCGGTGCGGGTTGAGCCGGTGGCGGTGCTGACCGGGGTGCGGGACGTCGGGGCGGCGGTCCCGACTGAGTTGGCTGAGGGCGCTGCACGGGCTGGGGTCTGCGTGGCGCGCGCTGTGCCGGTTGCGCGGGCGGTGGCGGCGGAGGCGGCGGATCCGGTTCCTCCTCGGCCGGGACGCGCGGGAACTCGACCGTCACCTCGGCCGTGATCGCCTTCGCCGAACTGTCGGCGCGGTTGGCCTTGTCGATCTTGCCGGTCTCCTTCGACGGCTTGTCCTTGCGCAGCCGCGACATCCTCCTCGCGAGGCCGTGACTCGGTCGTTCGACGAACCGGTAGCACAGCTCGACCACCCCGAACGTCACCACGATCATGATCACCAGCGCGACGGGGAACGGCACGGCGGGCCTGAGCAGCCCGAGGATCACGAAGATCCCGAGCGCGTGCAG comes from the Prauserella marina genome and includes:
- a CDS encoding sensor histidine kinase — translated: MTDVLGALALSVFVIGITTVAAIHQPEANSLWIGGYALLAGAALPLLVRGKYPLIVFAVSIVCTLIYYWTGYPGGPAILLPALALYTLTTVRGVLVAGIAGATVLVASYIAFVASGRGWLPGAPSAGFVAGIAAVIGIGAAVRSRKAATKANREQREEHERRLAEQERLRIAREVHDVVAHSLAMINVQAGVAAHVADRRPEQAKEALRNIKSASAEALADLRATLAVLRSADATAPAPSLRMLDELLDHARAAGFAVTVHGESGELPAPVDAAAYRILQESLTNVARHADNARAVEIRFERADGELTLVVRDDGEPPRSPKPGNGLRGMRERVDALGGKVEAGPSTEGTGFQVTAVLPVEG
- a CDS encoding response regulator, producing MTIRVVLADDQALVRAGFRVLLDTEDGFTVVGEAADGAQAVALAREHRPDVVVMDVRMPGVNGLEATRLIAEDPELAGVKVLVLTTFDVDTYVYEALRGGASGFLLKDTDPVDLLRALRVVAEGEALLAPTVTRRLIAEFVGRPENRRIDPAAIRDITEREREVLALVAGGLTNDEIAGELVISTATARTHVSRIMTKLSARDRAQLVVLAYESGLVKPGR